Proteins from a single region of Dysosmobacter acutus:
- a CDS encoding ThiF family adenylyltransferase encodes MKFPTDRPVKVVMLGAGGTGGYVAPYVFRLLHMLDRPARFVVCDGDIVEPKNLDRQNFVPADLGENKARVLAERYSTVLGMETEYVPSFIEKLPDLMELIEPKEWELNPYSTKRTKEMVLLLGCVDNNKTRQLCHQAFHQSEELIYIDSGNGKYTGQVVCGVRRNGRTIRKSIGGVHPEMLKDTDLFPSEISCAEAAQEDPQSIVANVTAATAVLIMVYNILTHGENNALQTDFSTQTIRMQTVLEKKTRRRAA; translated from the coding sequence ATGAAGTTTCCAACGGATCGCCCTGTCAAGGTGGTTATGCTGGGGGCTGGCGGCACAGGAGGCTATGTTGCCCCGTATGTGTTTCGCCTGCTTCATATGCTGGATCGTCCTGCCCGCTTTGTTGTCTGCGATGGGGATATTGTCGAGCCAAAGAACCTGGACCGGCAGAACTTTGTCCCCGCAGACTTGGGTGAAAATAAAGCCCGCGTGCTGGCAGAGCGGTATTCCACTGTGCTTGGAATGGAGACAGAGTATGTTCCCAGCTTTATTGAAAAGCTGCCGGATCTGATGGAACTGATCGAGCCGAAGGAATGGGAGCTGAATCCCTATTCTACCAAGCGGACGAAGGAAATGGTACTGCTGCTGGGCTGCGTGGATAACAATAAGACGCGGCAGCTCTGCCATCAGGCTTTTCATCAGAGCGAGGAACTCATCTACATCGACAGCGGCAACGGAAAGTATACCGGGCAGGTCGTGTGCGGCGTGCGAAGAAACGGAAGAACGATCCGCAAATCTATTGGCGGCGTTCATCCCGAAATGCTGAAGGACACCGACCTGTTTCCCTCGGAGATCAGCTGCGCGGAAGCCGCACAGGAAGATCCGCAGAGTATTGTGGCCAATGTGACTGCGGCGACCGCTGTGCTCATCATGGTCTATAACATTCTGACCCATGGAGAAAACAATGCCTTGCAGACGGATTTTTCCACCCAAACGATCCGGATGCAGACGGTGCTGGAAAAGAAGACAAGGAGGCGTGCGGCATGA
- a CDS encoding prokaryotic E2 ligase family D protein — protein sequence MQPAENKDYSRDVILRLSPTRNTIIVEEQKPGGIAAYREIDPLELYYVINQSYASNDYLDSGFLPEHCLHLSMSATEKYFVLWNPELRADVIYGDKEYPNFPIPRMVFGVRVLENGKVAECSMGVVADETPTVDTPMFFYPFSNVHSDDRVCTGNNVLPRYRKISALKNFPRYLLGLPDNDDMYDREHNRLKLSHGELLEQLKDKDPTYYYTDILVSNGKTLGDFISRR from the coding sequence ATGCAGCCGGCTGAAAACAAGGATTATTCGAGAGATGTCATTCTGCGGTTATCTCCCACCAGAAATACGATCATTGTAGAGGAGCAAAAACCGGGTGGCATTGCCGCCTACAGGGAAATTGATCCTCTGGAGCTGTACTATGTTATCAACCAGAGCTATGCCAGCAATGATTATCTGGACAGCGGCTTTCTTCCGGAACACTGCCTTCACCTATCCATGTCCGCTACGGAGAAGTATTTCGTGCTTTGGAATCCGGAACTGCGGGCAGATGTGATTTACGGGGACAAGGAATACCCAAATTTTCCGATTCCCCGCATGGTGTTTGGCGTGCGGGTTCTGGAAAACGGCAAAGTCGCGGAGTGTTCCATGGGCGTCGTTGCCGATGAAACGCCAACCGTGGATACGCCGATGTTCTTTTACCCCTTTTCCAATGTCCATTCGGATGATCGGGTCTGCACGGGCAACAATGTGCTGCCGCGGTATCGAAAGATTTCCGCGCTGAAGAACTTTCCGCGGTATCTGTTGGGTCTACCTGACAACGACGATATGTATGACAGGGAGCATAACAGATTAAAGCTTTCGCACGGAGAACTTCTGGAACAGCTCAAGGACAAAGATCCCACATATTACTACACGGACATTCTGGTTTCCAATGGAAAAACACTGGGAGATTTTATCAGCAGGAGGTAG
- a CDS encoding DNA polymerase III subunit beta: MSKISKILKKCAIPILEEVCLRIQNGRCTLTATDLETWLTAEFPASGDDMFFAFRKTKDILRACSHFAGELTMEFSETQSGSKKAGRVLLRCERRGAEFEVYDGADYPNMPQASEGDAFSVSSARLSACVERVRYAAEKPSVSARPAAICVQFCGNRVYALDGTRLACDTLEGVSFPKPFLVRADVLAHLSAFGKEDMTVRIGSSHVLFASGNLRMLARLQGVDTYNVDAVIPKGYRESVTVKTADFVRELNYLKECSALTAKPYVRFAGERLSIAAASGAFETGIEVRGRGDMVLGFDLYHMLDALKQFKGEEEVCIHLSSPHAPIVIDAAGRSDFALVVPVRLKEEMAA, encoded by the coding sequence ATGAGCAAAATCAGTAAAATCCTCAAAAAGTGCGCAATACCCATTCTGGAGGAGGTCTGTCTCCGGATTCAGAATGGGCGCTGCACATTGACGGCAACAGATCTCGAAACATGGCTTACGGCAGAGTTCCCGGCTTCGGGCGATGATATGTTCTTTGCTTTCCGAAAAACCAAGGACATCCTGCGCGCCTGTTCCCACTTTGCCGGTGAGCTGACGATGGAATTTTCCGAAACGCAGAGCGGCAGTAAGAAAGCCGGAAGGGTTTTGCTCCGCTGTGAACGCCGCGGCGCGGAATTTGAGGTCTACGACGGAGCGGATTATCCGAATATGCCGCAGGCTTCGGAGGGCGATGCATTTTCAGTAAGCAGCGCGAGGCTTTCCGCCTGTGTGGAGCGTGTGCGCTATGCTGCGGAAAAGCCCAGCGTGAGTGCAAGACCCGCCGCGATCTGCGTGCAGTTTTGCGGGAATCGCGTCTACGCACTGGATGGAACCCGCCTTGCCTGCGATACGCTGGAAGGTGTTTCTTTCCCAAAGCCTTTTTTGGTGCGCGCCGATGTGCTTGCGCACCTGAGCGCTTTCGGCAAGGAAGATATGACCGTGCGGATCGGAAGCAGCCATGTGCTGTTTGCAAGCGGCAATTTGCGTATGCTTGCCCGCTTACAGGGCGTGGATACCTATAACGTGGATGCAGTGATCCCTAAAGGGTATCGGGAGAGCGTGACTGTCAAAACGGCTGACTTTGTGCGGGAACTGAATTATCTGAAGGAGTGCTCTGCACTCACGGCAAAGCCTTATGTGCGCTTTGCGGGTGAACGGCTTTCCATTGCGGCGGCCAGTGGAGCATTTGAAACCGGCATTGAGGTGAGGGGCCGCGGAGACATGGTTCTCGGCTTTGATCTCTACCATATGCTGGATGCCCTGAAGCAGTTTAAGGGCGAAGAGGAAGTTTGTATCCATCTCAGCAGTCCTCATGCTCCTATCGTGATCGATGCTGCGGGGCGCAGTGATTTTGCCCTGGTGGTGCCGGTCCGGCTGAAAGAAGAAATGGCAGCTTGA
- a CDS encoding helix-turn-helix transcriptional regulator translates to MRHALEKLNYANRSMKHKLVIYMAAMGLLLAAVLLVSLQIFGRINTPGEELSKSMSIQMEVFRSDMASLWRNVSGMSAHLSKDMTDILEDTLAEQGMTFSELDGNLDTISQVEEALLEPLCQYARQTDCSGAFVILEAAIGVSSGEADRSGLYVQRSNAEHLTGDLLLYRGMAEIGKAHGVMPHRKWSREFNTETLPDYRQCLADAATPVSSASCRTSALITLPGTSERAVLLTIPMVGEDGTVYGLCGFGVNQTYFAAHHKQPTGFQSVACLMASEGGVSNTLDSGGCLMTGGAGDYCYVPINDRLTLKPMRHGMTSMKCGDLSYVGITMDFTAAGGDSESRTLAVLIPAQDYRQLVVRSVWQTALLLFLLLFALCLACIVLSRRYLSPLLRDLRQLTEENRGDGQMRYSEFAAVSGSLRAQDEAHQETVSALESEKDAALRQSEFLQAQVEETQSQLETVQTDASRMAHAQKDDIDPEVYRIFVTGLDKLTSTERKIYEGYVAGMGPQEMSVQFSVKVSTIYSHTKSILRKTGLDSYRKVQQYAAILRQTQEEQENET, encoded by the coding sequence ATGCGCCATGCACTGGAAAAACTGAACTACGCCAACCGCTCCATGAAGCACAAGCTGGTGATCTACATGGCGGCGATGGGCCTTCTTCTGGCCGCGGTGCTGCTGGTCAGCCTGCAAATTTTCGGGCGGATCAATACCCCCGGCGAGGAGCTGTCCAAAAGCATGAGCATCCAGATGGAGGTGTTCCGCTCGGATATGGCCTCCCTCTGGCGGAATGTCTCCGGCATGAGCGCCCATCTGTCCAAGGATATGACGGACATTCTGGAGGACACATTGGCCGAACAGGGCATGACCTTTTCGGAGCTGGACGGAAATCTTGACACCATCTCACAGGTAGAGGAGGCGCTGCTGGAGCCGCTGTGCCAGTATGCCCGTCAGACGGACTGCTCCGGAGCCTTTGTCATTCTGGAAGCCGCCATCGGCGTGAGCAGCGGCGAGGCTGACCGCAGCGGGCTGTATGTCCAGCGGAGCAACGCCGAGCATCTGACCGGGGATCTGCTGCTCTACCGAGGCATGGCGGAGATCGGGAAGGCCCACGGGGTCATGCCCCACCGGAAATGGAGCCGGGAGTTCAACACGGAGACTCTGCCGGATTACCGGCAATGCCTTGCGGATGCGGCCACGCCGGTATCTTCCGCCTCCTGCCGCACCTCGGCACTGATCACCCTTCCCGGCACCTCGGAGCGGGCCGTTCTGCTGACCATTCCCATGGTCGGGGAGGACGGCACGGTATACGGACTGTGCGGCTTTGGGGTCAACCAGACTTATTTTGCAGCTCACCACAAGCAGCCTACTGGCTTTCAAAGCGTTGCCTGCCTCATGGCATCGGAGGGCGGCGTGTCCAACACGCTGGACAGCGGCGGGTGTCTGATGACCGGCGGTGCGGGAGACTACTGCTATGTTCCCATTAACGACCGTCTCACACTCAAGCCCATGCGTCACGGCATGACATCCATGAAGTGCGGGGACCTTTCCTATGTAGGCATAACCATGGACTTTACCGCTGCAGGTGGAGACAGCGAAAGCCGGACATTGGCGGTGCTGATCCCCGCGCAGGATTACCGGCAGCTTGTGGTACGCAGCGTCTGGCAGACCGCTTTGCTGCTGTTCCTGCTGCTCTTTGCCCTGTGTCTGGCCTGCATTGTCCTCAGCCGCAGATACCTCTCTCCGCTGCTGCGGGATCTCCGGCAGCTTACGGAGGAAAACCGGGGCGACGGGCAGATGCGCTACAGCGAATTTGCCGCCGTATCCGGATCTCTGCGGGCGCAGGATGAAGCGCATCAGGAGACTGTTTCCGCGCTGGAGAGCGAGAAGGACGCGGCCCTGCGGCAAAGCGAATTTCTTCAGGCGCAGGTCGAGGAAACGCAAAGTCAGTTGGAAACCGTACAGACGGACGCATCCCGGATGGCTCACGCGCAGAAGGACGACATCGACCCGGAGGTGTACCGGATCTTTGTGACCGGGCTGGATAAGCTGACGAGTACGGAGCGCAAGATCTATGAGGGCTATGTTGCCGGCATGGGGCCACAGGAGATGAGCGTTCAATTCTCTGTTAAGGTGAGCACCATTTACAGCCACACCAAGAGCATTCTCCGAAAGACGGGGCTTGATTCCTACCGAAAGGTACAGCAATATGCCGCGATCCTGCGTCAGACGCAGGAGGAACAGGAGAACGAAACATAG
- a CDS encoding AAA family ATPase: MKKIEQFQITSLMLSGFKSYEEPTELVFGNPTVITGGNGRGKSSIADAIAFAVTGCPFFGERGIDRLHNENNPDVAIRMCFVDETGTLHELNRTRRKNRMTITYDGYEIRQLDLADLFGERDVFLSILNPLYFIEELGEDGKKLLERYLPTIPHETVLSQLSEPVREHLKNETILSPEGSLKRCREEIRGLEERITYLRGQKDLAASQGESHEQAEQELTLQADTLREEIAELEQRQFSGMDVSDMQERLVELSGRYEEAARDERTDTSKLREQLQLLREKIARREVEKYQSKFTEALAEVSARVKDLGVRYQRESAAYKAFHAGMECPACHRSVTEQSLPEVQAALKKVLSELYAAGSEQRAQLIELQEMDKKAADTFAQFKEDDLGKWAAEAAEMEQRCASLAEQASAETERLRAEIQTLTADLEYGNLSQSEYDHLGTCREELRQSEAKIAALQTMTAAQLPDFDREIAQANASIAEIKRKMANVIAYISKRAELTFSQLKMNRVEISLYDVVKSTGEVKDTFKFQYGGRRYDRLSLSEKIRAGMEVSELMKRLTGRNYPVFVDNMESVDDLANVRPTGQIIMAKCVSGAALQVKPVRPIVFAEQRAA, translated from the coding sequence TTGAAAAAGATTGAGCAGTTTCAAATCACCAGCCTGATGCTTTCGGGCTTCAAGTCCTATGAGGAGCCGACAGAACTGGTGTTCGGCAATCCTACGGTCATCACCGGCGGCAACGGGCGGGGGAAAAGCAGCATTGCAGACGCCATCGCCTTTGCCGTTACCGGCTGTCCCTTCTTTGGAGAGCGTGGGATTGACCGCCTGCACAATGAGAATAACCCCGATGTCGCCATTCGGATGTGCTTTGTGGACGAAACAGGCACGCTCCATGAGCTCAATCGCACCCGCAGGAAAAACCGCATGACCATCACCTATGATGGCTATGAGATCCGGCAGTTGGATCTGGCAGATCTCTTTGGAGAGCGGGATGTATTCTTGTCCATTCTCAATCCTCTGTACTTTATTGAGGAGTTGGGCGAGGATGGAAAAAAGCTTTTGGAGCGATATCTTCCGACGATTCCTCATGAAACGGTACTCTCTCAGCTATCTGAGCCCGTGCGGGAACATCTCAAAAACGAGACGATTCTCTCGCCGGAGGGCAGCCTCAAGCGCTGCCGGGAGGAGATCCGAGGTCTGGAGGAACGCATTACCTATCTGAGAGGCCAGAAGGACTTGGCGGCGTCGCAGGGGGAATCCCATGAGCAGGCCGAGCAGGAGCTGACCTTGCAGGCAGACACCCTTCGCGAGGAAATCGCGGAACTGGAGCAAAGGCAGTTTTCCGGCATGGATGTAAGTGACATGCAGGAGCGGCTTGTAGAACTGAGCGGACGATATGAGGAAGCTGCCAGGGATGAACGCACCGATACTTCCAAATTGCGGGAACAGCTTCAGCTTCTTCGGGAAAAGATCGCCCGCAGAGAAGTGGAGAAGTACCAGTCCAAATTCACGGAAGCGTTGGCGGAAGTGTCTGCCAGAGTCAAAGACCTGGGCGTGCGGTATCAGCGGGAAAGCGCTGCATATAAGGCGTTTCATGCCGGTATGGAGTGTCCTGCCTGTCACCGGAGCGTGACAGAGCAGAGCTTGCCCGAAGTGCAGGCGGCGCTGAAAAAAGTGCTCTCCGAGCTTTATGCTGCCGGCAGTGAACAGCGCGCTCAGCTGATAGAGCTTCAGGAGATGGACAAAAAGGCTGCGGATACCTTCGCACAGTTCAAAGAAGATGACCTTGGCAAATGGGCCGCGGAAGCTGCGGAAATGGAGCAGCGCTGTGCCTCGCTTGCGGAGCAGGCTTCCGCAGAAACGGAGCGCCTGCGCGCAGAGATCCAGACGCTGACTGCTGACCTGGAGTACGGCAATCTTTCGCAGTCGGAATACGACCACCTCGGTACATGCCGGGAGGAACTGCGGCAGAGCGAAGCGAAAATAGCGGCGCTTCAGACTATGACGGCGGCGCAGCTTCCTGATTTTGACCGGGAGATCGCGCAGGCCAATGCCAGCATTGCGGAGATCAAGCGCAAAATGGCCAATGTGATCGCGTACATCAGCAAGCGGGCAGAGCTGACCTTCTCGCAGCTTAAAATGAACCGTGTGGAGATCTCACTCTACGATGTGGTGAAATCCACCGGGGAAGTCAAAGACACCTTCAAATTCCAGTATGGCGGTCGCCGTTACGACCGGCTTTCTCTTTCGGAGAAGATCCGGGCCGGCATGGAGGTCTCTGAGCTGATGAAGCGGCTGACGGGACGAAATTACCCCGTGTTTGTCGATAACATGGAGTCGGTAGATGACCTTGCCAATGTAAGGCCAACAGGACAGATCATCATGGCAAAATGTGTCAGCGGCGCGGCGCTGCAGGTAAAACCCGTAAGACCCATTGTCTTTGCGGAGCAGAGAGCCGCATGA
- a CDS encoding DUF6744 family protein, with translation MDNVINMGEFIGAATGDKRHMLGKFLYFSLSNLLVEKEELSALCESMGIAYAGCNRLSVSDAFRSATGDIRERVPVTTDGETNIYLAYCRDNKHTAGILSRELVKETLNRHTNQYEKLANISCGKNDGMFRCDNLVLDDAVDVQGCCRKAEELFELYQRCANRKQIETICVNFLRGMEATKLSVTGHMYFVPRTFMERVDIFEDFITLLSGLNKKQTPLVVNSFYIIDDAKQRDKMTEEFYLAVKKEIAAYQEKCDYLIKSSSQSPAVMERWVLKVQALEEKKRHYEGVLQRELDGLDDEFSVLKLLSQELQVRARSIRFQKAA, from the coding sequence ATGGACAATGTCATAAACATGGGTGAATTTATCGGTGCCGCCACCGGTGATAAGCGGCACATGTTGGGAAAGTTTCTTTATTTTTCTCTTTCCAACCTTCTGGTAGAGAAAGAGGAACTTTCCGCGCTCTGTGAGAGCATGGGCATTGCTTACGCCGGGTGCAACCGACTCTCGGTGTCGGATGCGTTTCGGTCCGCCACAGGAGACATTCGGGAACGTGTTCCGGTCACCACGGACGGCGAGACGAATATCTACCTCGCCTACTGTCGTGACAATAAGCACACGGCGGGCATTCTCTCCCGTGAGCTGGTGAAGGAAACCTTGAACCGCCATACCAACCAGTACGAAAAGCTGGCGAATATCAGCTGCGGTAAGAACGACGGGATGTTCCGCTGCGATAATCTCGTGCTGGACGATGCGGTGGATGTGCAGGGCTGCTGCCGAAAAGCGGAGGAGCTTTTTGAGCTCTACCAGCGATGCGCAAACCGCAAGCAGATCGAGACCATCTGCGTCAATTTCCTGCGGGGAATGGAGGCAACCAAACTGAGTGTCACCGGCCATATGTACTTTGTCCCCCGCACTTTTATGGAGCGCGTGGATATTTTCGAGGACTTCATCACCCTGCTCAGCGGACTGAATAAAAAGCAGACGCCGCTGGTGGTCAACAGCTTCTACATCATTGACGATGCCAAGCAGCGGGATAAGATGACGGAGGAATTCTATCTGGCAGTGAAAAAGGAGATCGCTGCCTATCAGGAAAAGTGCGACTACCTCATTAAGAGCAGCAGCCAGAGTCCCGCAGTTATGGAACGTTGGGTACTCAAGGTGCAGGCGCTGGAGGAAAAGAAGCGCCACTATGAGGGCGTGCTGCAGCGCGAACTGGACGGGCTGGACGATGAGTTTTCCGTCTTGAAGCTCCTTTCGCAGGAGCTTCAGGTACGGGCCCGGAGCATCCGCTTTCAAAAGGCTGCGTAA
- a CDS encoding DUF6094 domain-containing protein, producing the protein MSELPDLSAQKPYALDQLAQLKGKIIQLSQSMVLQRARIERCRQSDLAAARDIYAELSKTREALVEALAQTQLFLMEMEEYALAKISGQLRQGLAGFALMSTGYKSVYEALSRFASSLPVGQKTNAAVVGRLMNNIKLGYYPTDPDNIDLLLRGIKFPEGVTTNLLDPCCGCGKALRQLAQGNNCYAYGVELDESRAEEAQTRLHRVGFGSFFHSSISREAFHLLFLNPPYLSVINESGGRSRHEKRFLIESLPALAYGGLLIYVIPYYRLTPDICRILVDNFDDLTVWRFTESEFRKFKQVAVLGVRKPRGTELQDTLWLEELASAPMSIRSLAEMPEERYALPDHTIEVNAFKGERFNQKELEQQLRRCNSFAQMMARSELDSGVKRPLLPLSISQIGLIGGSGMINGLIACDTPHIIKGRIVKVIRTESEEKFSVQGNHIGSEVKETITNKMIFNVLTPNGFKALT; encoded by the coding sequence ATGAGCGAGCTGCCTGACCTTTCCGCGCAAAAGCCGTATGCTCTGGATCAGCTTGCGCAGCTTAAAGGTAAGATCATCCAGCTCTCCCAAAGCATGGTTTTGCAGCGGGCGCGGATTGAGCGCTGCCGCCAAAGCGACCTTGCCGCAGCGCGGGACATTTACGCGGAACTGAGTAAGACGCGGGAAGCATTGGTGGAAGCACTTGCGCAGACGCAGCTTTTCCTCATGGAAATGGAGGAGTACGCACTTGCGAAAATATCCGGACAGCTTCGGCAGGGCCTTGCGGGATTTGCATTGATGAGCACCGGCTATAAGAGCGTCTACGAGGCTCTGAGCCGTTTTGCCTCATCCCTTCCTGTAGGGCAAAAGACCAATGCTGCGGTGGTAGGTCGGCTGATGAACAACATTAAGCTGGGCTATTACCCAACAGACCCGGATAATATCGATCTTCTTTTGCGGGGGATCAAATTTCCGGAGGGTGTGACCACGAACTTGCTGGACCCCTGCTGCGGCTGCGGCAAGGCACTTCGACAACTGGCACAGGGCAATAACTGCTATGCCTATGGCGTGGAACTGGACGAGAGCCGCGCGGAGGAAGCGCAGACAAGGCTTCACCGCGTGGGCTTCGGCAGCTTCTTTCATAGCAGCATCAGCCGCGAAGCTTTCCATCTGCTGTTTCTCAACCCGCCGTATCTCTCGGTCATCAATGAGAGCGGCGGACGCTCCCGGCATGAAAAGCGATTTCTGATTGAAAGCCTGCCTGCGTTGGCATACGGCGGCCTACTGATCTATGTGATTCCCTATTACCGTTTAACGCCGGATATCTGCCGTATCCTTGTGGACAATTTTGATGATCTTACCGTCTGGCGCTTTACCGAGAGCGAATTTCGGAAATTCAAGCAGGTAGCGGTGCTGGGTGTCCGAAAGCCCCGGGGGACAGAACTGCAGGATACCCTCTGGCTGGAGGAGCTTGCGTCCGCGCCCATGTCCATTCGCTCTCTTGCAGAGATGCCGGAAGAACGCTACGCTCTGCCAGATCACACGATAGAGGTCAATGCCTTCAAGGGAGAGCGATTCAATCAGAAAGAATTGGAGCAGCAGCTTCGGCGCTGCAACAGCTTTGCACAGATGATGGCGCGCAGCGAACTGGACAGCGGCGTAAAGCGGCCGCTGCTCCCGCTCTCCATCAGTCAGATCGGACTGATCGGCGGCTCCGGTATGATCAACGGCCTCATAGCGTGCGATACGCCGCACATCATCAAAGGCCGCATCGTCAAGGTCATCCGCACAGAGAGCGAGGAAAAGTTCAGCGTGCAGGGCAATCACATTGGCAGCGAAGTGAAAGAAACCATTACAAACAAAATGATTTTCAATGTCCTGACGCCAAACGGCTTTAAGGCATTGACATGA
- a CDS encoding Rad52/Rad22 family DNA repair protein — MAQLNPKEMQQALAKPFAPEDLEWRLQNTIEEKMRGLAVPYVTNRAIQNRLDEVCGPENWYNDFKPWHSNGKKEAQLCGIAIYFEGRGFITKWDGAEDSDIEAVKGGLSDSMKRAAVQWGIGRVLYDLNTVWVEIEKRGRSFVIKDSERAKLDNAYLSALKRLGLTPAAACGIQSLLTPKTLPGQTAPEENATAANPQPKQGNSQPTPAPASQRAELPTTLSASQQTLPAQQSRAAASRTVPFTPPQSAARQRTDCYVVLSTKVQGGMSGSSTLVTLRAPDGKQIPAFARGARPELSAGTVLSNVKLTMRQQDTVAFYVLESYEIVPQEDRAA, encoded by the coding sequence ATGGCACAGCTTAACCCAAAAGAAATGCAGCAGGCTCTCGCAAAGCCCTTCGCCCCGGAGGATCTGGAATGGCGGCTGCAGAACACGATAGAAGAGAAGATGCGCGGCCTGGCCGTTCCCTATGTGACAAACCGCGCCATTCAGAACCGCCTGGACGAGGTCTGCGGGCCGGAGAACTGGTATAACGACTTCAAGCCCTGGCATAGCAACGGGAAAAAGGAGGCGCAGCTTTGCGGCATCGCCATCTACTTTGAGGGCCGCGGCTTCATTACCAAGTGGGACGGCGCCGAGGACTCAGATATCGAGGCTGTCAAGGGCGGCCTATCCGACAGTATGAAGCGCGCTGCCGTCCAATGGGGGATCGGCCGCGTGCTGTACGACCTTAATACCGTCTGGGTCGAGATTGAGAAGCGCGGGCGCAGCTTTGTGATCAAGGACAGCGAACGCGCCAAGCTGGATAACGCTTATCTGAGCGCGCTGAAGCGTCTGGGGCTGACACCGGCCGCGGCCTGCGGCATTCAATCGCTGCTGACGCCGAAAACCCTGCCTGGGCAGACAGCGCCGGAGGAAAACGCGACTGCAGCAAATCCGCAGCCAAAGCAGGGAAATTCCCAGCCCACGCCTGCACCGGCTTCGCAAAGAGCAGAGTTGCCTACGACACTGAGCGCTTCACAGCAGACTCTGCCCGCACAGCAAAGCAGAGCGGCAGCTTCCCGCACAGTTCCCTTTACCCCGCCGCAGAGCGCAGCGCGGCAGAGAACAGACTGCTATGTGGTTCTGAGCACCAAGGTACAGGGCGGTATGAGCGGCAGCAGCACGCTTGTTACGCTCCGAGCGCCGGACGGCAAGCAGATCCCGGCCTTCGCCCGCGGCGCACGGCCCGAACTGAGCGCAGGCACCGTTCTGAGCAATGTAAAGCTCACCATGCGTCAGCAGGATACCGTGGCATTTTACGTGCTGGAATCCTACGAGATTGTCCCACAGGAGGACAGGGCGGCGTAA
- a CDS encoding ABC transporter substrate-binding protein gives MKPRFFAALLAALMIFSLTGCEKSLLDKDNPVTLTFWHVYGEQSGSPMDELVDEFNRTVGAEKGVRVTVTATSSASQIGAFLLQAQAGGSELPEMPDVFTCHIGDAMALGAENVVDWNDLFTEKEREEFVSGFLDDGTADGKLLVFPMSKSTHVLMLNGSAFDRFSAATGAQYSDLTTWEGFYQTAGAFYDYSGGKTFCALDYPLRAVELRAMEQGAEDFYTEDGWYDTDNAIFKESWLEFARALVQGHIQMSDRYSNTQVMTGETISGIGSSAAILYYNDKVSYLDGTVEPMNLQVLPMPKTDGADALMTQAGVGLCAYKTDEKRAEAASLFVHWLTEPERNLDFVAETGYMPVRNGAFDAIENYTDFPEPQQAYQNLYAALNTMRQEYTPVSEPRFSGYYGKVNALYDALREAQKAYPARLANGESVDELANETWTMLCSMG, from the coding sequence ATGAAACCAAGATTTTTTGCCGCGCTGCTGGCGGCGCTGATGATTTTCTCCCTCACCGGCTGCGAGAAATCGCTGCTGGACAAGGATAACCCTGTGACGCTGACCTTCTGGCACGTCTACGGCGAGCAGTCCGGCTCTCCCATGGACGAGCTTGTGGACGAGTTCAACCGGACGGTGGGCGCGGAAAAGGGCGTGCGAGTGACCGTCACCGCTACCAGCAGCGCCTCTCAGATCGGTGCGTTTCTGCTGCAGGCGCAGGCGGGCGGCTCCGAGCTTCCGGAGATGCCGGATGTGTTCACCTGCCACATTGGGGATGCGATGGCGCTGGGGGCAGAGAACGTGGTGGACTGGAACGACCTCTTTACCGAGAAGGAGCGCGAGGAGTTCGTTTCCGGCTTTCTGGACGACGGCACGGCGGACGGCAAGCTGCTGGTATTCCCCATGTCCAAATCCACCCATGTGCTGATGCTCAACGGCTCCGCCTTTGACCGCTTCTCCGCCGCCACCGGCGCGCAGTACAGCGACCTTACCACATGGGAGGGCTTTTATCAGACCGCCGGCGCTTTCTATGACTACAGCGGCGGCAAGACCTTCTGCGCTCTGGACTATCCTCTCCGCGCTGTGGAGCTGCGGGCCATGGAGCAGGGTGCGGAGGATTTCTATACCGAGGACGGCTGGTACGACACGGACAACGCCATTTTCAAGGAGAGCTGGCTGGAATTTGCCCGCGCTCTGGTGCAGGGGCATATCCAGATGTCCGACCGCTATTCCAATACGCAGGTCATGACCGGCGAAACCATCTCCGGCATCGGCTCGTCCGCCGCCATCCTCTACTATAATGATAAGGTGAGCTATCTCGACGGCACGGTGGAGCCGATGAATTTGCAGGTCCTGCCCATGCCGAAAACCGACGGCGCGGACGCGCTGATGACTCAGGCGGGCGTGGGTCTTTGCGCCTATAAGACCGATGAAAAGCGGGCGGAGGCCGCGAGCCTGTTCGTCCACTGGCTGACGGAGCCGGAGCGGAACCTTGATTTTGTGGCCGAGACCGGCTATATGCCCGTGCGGAACGGTGCGTTCGATGCCATTGAGAACTATACGGATTTCCCGGAACCGCAGCAGGCATACCAGAATCTCTACGCCGCGCTGAACACCATGAGGCAGGAATATACACCGGTGTCCGAGCCGCGCTTTTCCGGCTATTACGGCAAGGTCAACGCCCTTTACGATGCGCTGCGGGAGGCGCAGAAGGCCTATCCCGCCCGCCTTGCGAACGGTGAGAGCGTGGATGAGCTGGCCAACGAGACATGGACGATGCTTTGCTCCATGGGCTGA